The genomic DNA CAATGCCTTGAGATAGGCCGAAGAGCAGATCGTGCCGCCACTTTCTCCACGAGTGAAAAATTCCTCCTCTGTAACCTCTTTGGCTTCGGTATGATGCGCCAGAAAGACAATCTCCACCTTTTCATATTGACGGCGCAAAAAGCGGGTCATCCAGAAAAAGAAGCTGCGGGCGCAATATTTTTCAAAAGATCCCATCGAGCCGGAAGTATCCATCATCGCAATGATCACAGCGTTGGATTGAGGGATGGTTTTTTCCTCCCATGTTTTATAACGGAGATCGTCAGGACTGATATGATGAATGCCCGGCTTCCCCTGACGAGCGTTGCGACGCAGATTTTCGAGAATGGTTCGCTTCTTGTCAATGTTGGCCTGCATGCCTTTTTTGCGTATATCATTGAATACGATAGACTCAACCTCAATCTGTTCCTTGTCTTTCTGCTGCAAATGCGGTAATTCCATATCCTCGAACAGCATATCTTCCAGTTCTTCCATGCTGACTTCCGTCTCCATGATATCGTGTCCAGGCTGGTCTCCGGCCTTCTCGCCTTTACCGGGCTTCTGGGAAGCAGGATCGCGTCCGATGACATCGCCCACCTGACTGTCGCCATCCCCTTGCCCTACATGCTTTTGCTTCTGATAATTATAAATGAAGCGATATTCGTCCAGACTGCGAATCGGCACTTTAATAATCTGCTTACCGTCTGACATGATAATATTTTCTTCCGTAATCAGATCAGGCAGATTTTGCTTAATCACATCTTTGACCTTCTGCTGATGACGCTGCTGGTCTTGGTACCCTTTGCGATGCAGCGACCAATCTTCGCGGGATACGACGAATGAATATGGCTGACGTGGTTCCGGCATTGTTAGGCACCCCCCAAGTGGATACACGGCACAGTTTGGCCTTGTTGGTTATTAAGTATATTCACGGGGATGTACGATATGTGATGGAACTCGATTTAAATTCTGCCCGTTTGCTTTTATAATGAAAGTAAAAAATGTAAAAAAAGAATGGAGAACCTTGAGTTATGGAAGAAATTGCAGTACTTATAGTAGACGATGAACAGGGGCTGCGGGATATGCTGACAATGGTGTTAAAAAAAGAAGGATTCCTTCATGTTAAGCATGCAGCAACGGGTCAGGAAGCGCTGCAAGTCGTGATGGAATCTCAGATTGATGTGATTGTGCTTGATGTTATGCTCCCTGATAGCGATGGGTTTGAGGTGTGTCGTCATTTGCGTCTATATACGGAAGCTCCTATTCTTTTTTTGACGGCAAGAGATACAGACCTGGACAAATTAATGGGATTTGGTATCGGGGGGGACGATTATATTACCAAACCGTTTAACCCTCTGGAAGTCGTTGCGCGTATGAAAGCTCGAATGAGATATCGGAAAGTTCCGACTGTGGCCATGAAACCGTCCTTACGCACTTTAGATTTTGGATATTTTCGTCTGGAGTTGGATTCCGGTGTGTTGTATGTGGAGGACAAGCAGGTCGATTGTCCGGCACGTGAATGGCTACTGCTGGTATTTTTATGTAAGCACCCAAACCGTATTTTCAGTGTACGGCAGCTATACGAGGCGATATGGAGCGAGGCCTTCTTGGGTGATGAGAAGACTGTAGTGATTCATATCTCCCGTTTACGAAAAAAAATAGAGCCTGAACCTAAGCAACCGCAATTTTTAATTAATGTAAGAGGACTTGGTTATAAAATGATGTCAGTCAAGAGGGAGGAGCAAGAATGAACCCTCTGGTTAAAATGTCCTTTCGTTTTATGAAAGTAACGTTATGCTTTGTACTGGCCTATGTTCTTTGTTTTGTTATCTGCACGATCATATATATTTTTATAAAAAGTACATTTGCTGCATCTCATGGTGCATCTCAAAATATAAATATTAATCTATTTTGGACTGGACTTGGTATCGTGCAAAGTACTGTATTCATAGCTGCCTATGGATGGTATATTGGTAAGCCACTAATTTACATGATGAAATGGATTGGAAATATATCAACGGGGGAATTCCAAGCGCCTCTAAGTGAGTTGGAACTGCGAGAGCGTAAAAAAAATCGGGAAAATAGTTATAAGCTCCCGTATCAATTGTATAGAGAGCTTTTTGAACAAATGAACATATTATCTGCTCAATTGCGCCGTAATGAGGAGGAGAGAGTGGAAATAGAAAAGCGAAAACAGCAGTGGGTAGCAGGCGTAAGCCATGATCTGAAAACACCGTTAACCTATATCGAAGGATATGCAGCCATGCTAACTGCCCAAGAGTATGATTGGTCTGATGAAGAGAGAAGAAGCTTTAGCATATGCATCAGTGAAAAAGTGACGGAGATGAAGCAGTTGATTCAGGATCTAAATGCTTCTATGCAGTTCAAGGAGAGCTCTCTGCCGATTCAATTGAAGGAGGAAGACATTGTAGAGTTTCTGCGCAATGCAGTCATAGATATCGCTAACCATCCTTCAGCCGAGCAATACGAATTTTCTTTTACGTCAATGGAAGCAACATGTATTATGCTCTTCGATAGCAAATTATTAGGTAGAGCGCTACAAAATTTTTTAATTAATGCGATCATCCATAACCCACCAGGTACACATGTTTCAATGGAAGTGAACAAAGCGAACGATAAGCTTCATATTTTTATCGAAGATGACGGCATAGGAATAATTCCAAATGAGTTCATGCGGGCGTCTCACTCTAAAGGTCATGGAATACCTATTGCCAAAAGCTTTATTGAAGCGCATAACGGAACGCTTCATATCCTTCCAGGAAGTAAAACGGGTACAAGGATGGAGATTTCATTGCCGCTAAACATCTAACTTTTCAACATCTGATCTCACATTTTGAAGCTTGCTTGTTTTTTGCCTGCTGTTTATGAACTGTTTACTTGATGTTAACTTTACTTCAGTAAACTATATGTAACTAAAACTTCAGCATTAAAAGTCGAGAGGAGATAGGAAATGTCTGAATATGTAATACATACACAGCAGCTAACTAGGCGTTTTGGAAAACGGGAATTTGTAAAACGATTAAATCTCCAGGTACCCGGAGAGCAAATTTATGGATTTTTAGGACCTAATGGGGCAGGTAAAACAACCACGATTCGTATGCTGCTCGGGCTGATTAAATCCACAGCTGGAGAAATTGAGATTTTCGGGAAAAAGCTAAAGGATCAGCGTATGGAAATTTTGAAGGATGTTGGTTCCTTAGTTGAATCACCTGCCTATTATGCTCATTTATCCGCATATAGAAATTTGGAAATCGTTACAACGATGCGTGGACTGCCGACACGAAGAATTCATGAAGTGCTGGATTTGGTGAGATTAAGCAAGGATGCGTATCGTCCGGTAAAAGGATATTCCTTGGGGATGCGACAAAGACTGGGGATTGCCATGGCACTTATTTCTAATCCCAAATTGTTGATTCTTGATGAACCGACGAATGGTTTGGACCCGTCAGGTATCCAGGAAATTCGGGAGTTAATTATGAACTTGCCTGGCGCTTACGGAATGACGGTACTGGTTTCGAGCCATTTATTAAGTGAGATTGAGCAGATTGCAACCTATGTAGGAATTATTAATCAGGGTGAAATGATTTTCCAGGGAACGATGAAGGAACTCACAGCCAAAAGTAAGCCTCAATTATTCATCGAAACCCAAGATCCTGTTCTGGCTGCAGGAGCACTGATTCAGCATGGATGGACGGCTGGAGCTGAATCCATGGAGCCCAAAGAAGTCGTAACTCCTATTGTGGATCGGCAACAATCTTCGGAGATGATTAAGGTGCTTGTGGAACACAATCATCCCATTTATCGGGTAACAGAAAAGAAAAAAACATTGGAGGAGATTTTCCTTGAACTGACTGGTAAGGAGCGAAGCTTATGATACTCCGGGTAGTGAAGGCAGAGGGGTTCAAGCTAAAGAAAATATGCTGGTGGCTTCCTCTTGTACAAGGCTGTGTACTCACAGGTATGACTGCCGTGGAATGGTATCTTTACTTTCGGCAAGGGCCAGGAGGAGTCTATGCTGGTTTTGCTGTTATGTTTATGTTTCTCTCGTTTGTGATGCTGCTTGGCGGTACACTTTTAGCGAGCATTATGGCGGGTACAGAGCATGATACTCATACATGGAAACAGCTTATGGCCATGCCTGTTCCCAGAAGCTACATCTATTTATCCAAAATAGTATGGATCGTGATTCTACAGTTTGGTACCGCCTTGATCACTATAGCAGGGATGAGTCTTATCTGGATGCTGTATACAAACGAGCCAATTCCTTGGCGGATTATGCTGTTGCAGCCGATTAATGCAAGCTTGGCTACTCTACCAGTACTCGCAATTCAACTTTGGCTTTCTACGCTTTTCACTAATCAAGCATTCCCATTAGCGTTTGGTATATTTGGTTCTATTGCAAGCTTGTTTTTGGCACGCACAAGTATTCTATGGATTAAAATATTGCCTTGGTCATACCCTGCACTATCAAGCCCTCTGATTAAGGAACACATGATTTGGGTGATCGTTGCTTTAAGTGCAGGGATCATCTTTACGGGACTTGGTACATTACAGTTTACCAAGCATGAATTCAAATAGAGAGGAGAAGCTACATGGGCTCTATTTTACGCGTGGAAACGATAAAGCTTCAATGGATCATGGTATGGATTCTCATTATATTGGATGCGGTCATAAATTCTTTAATGGGAGTCTTGGAACTGAACGATTTGAAGCAGTTTTTTTCGCCTAGCTGGTTAACTTTATACACCTATTCAGCGCAATTTCACTCTATGTTTTTTTATCCGCTCTATTGTGGAATTATCGCTTCTCTTTTGTGTGCATACGAACATCGAGATGGGGGATGGAAGATTTTATTGAGCAGTCCGTATCCTCGTCAACAAATCTATTATGCAAAATATATATTGCTCATTCTCATACTGGGGCTTGATCAGCTTATATTCATAGTAGGCTATTTTGTAAGTGGAAATATAGCAGGTGCTCCAGGAGAAATCCCTTGGTCTGTCGTCCTTTCTACCGGTTTGGGAGGGTGGCTCGGGATTTTCCCTCTAGCAGCACTACAGCTTATGCTCTCGATAAAAATCCGGAATTTTGGAGCTTCTCTGGGAATGTCCATTTGCTGTGTGGTTCCTAATATTGTCATAACAGGCTTTCATTCTACTATAGGTGCGTGGTTTCCTTTTACGATTCCTTATTATATCATGATGCCTCAAACAGCGACTTATGCACCCAGAGTTGAGCCTTATAGCCTTGGATTGATTGTGATTTTTACGTTTCTAGCTTATCTGTATGGTGGAAGAAAGATGTTTGTGAATAGGGACTGGTTGTAGTTAGGATAGCATTAGGATGTAATCCCAAGCTAGCTCCTTGTTCTCAGAAACCCCTAATAAAGTAGCAGCAATTCCAGCAACGCCTTCAAGCATGCCCGCTTTTGACAGCCAGATCTGAGAGCCGTCCGCCTTTGGCTCGGGATCAAGAAATCCAAGTGGGCTATCCGCTTGAAAGCGATCAAGTAGACGGCTCGATAATTGTTGGACAAGTGGGATAAGCGCAGGCTCCTTACTGTGACACCACATTCGCCAAGATATCATGAGTAGACCGGCAAGACCGTGACAGAGTGCAGAGGAGTCCATTTCCCGTTCAGCCATCTCATAGGAGATTGCACTGATACAAGCTTTTACAGCCCATTTTTGTAGATCATCATTATGGAGAGCCTTTCCGGCAAGAAATAGGGAACAGGCGATGCCGGGTGTACCGTAACACCATGCTTCTCTTGCTCGTTGGAAATCAAACTCTAGTGACCCTGTTTCAGCTTCAAATGGAACAATATGAGGCCAGTAGAAGCCGTATGTATCCTCATGTTTATACTTAAGCAACCATTCCGTAATGGTTTCAATCGCTTGATATTGACCTGTTACTTCAATTCCAGCACTGTATGCAACGGATAATAAAGCCAACGGACCAGGAATACCATGTGCCATTCCACAATTGAAATTACCCAGAGGATAGTTACGTTTATCCCGGCCTAAAAATTGAAACTTTTGCGGAGAGTACCACCCTGGGACATAACGACTGTGAATATGTATGGGATGTGTAAGATGAGTGAGAAATTGAAGAATAGGCTCAACAAGAGGAGTACAGATGGGGTCGGTTGAACTCTTCAAAATATATCTTCCAATCCCTGAAGCTCCCGAAATGGTGTCAAAGGCTTGCATAGGCATCCCTTCGTGTAGACCTAATTGTTCTGTATTCGACTGAAGCCATTGTTTCGTTAGAGGAATCATCCATTGATGGATCTGATGTAAGAAATTGCTGTAGTATTCGCCATGATTGGAAGCCTCACTCACGGAAGAAGCAATACCTGCCCATCCACTGTAAAGCGAGACATCGTTAAGACCATTTTTAGCAAGTGAAGCTTGGATTTGAGCCATGTTCAAGTGTATAGCCCCATTCCAATCATACGAAGAGTCTGTAGCACGCCATTGGGATAGTAAATGAATATTACCAGGATAACCATGGGAAAGTGAAGTTCCTCCCCAAGGGTGGTACTTTGTTTCCGGCGAAACATTGTGTTCTGCATGGACTGCCGTATAGACGGATTCGGGATCGCATAGACGGAAGGCAATCTTTTTACTGATATCTCTTGCACGAGCTTGATCGGATTGTTGCATAACAAAACTATCCATTGTCATATGAATGTCCCCTTTATTTTTTTCTCATTATATTGTCGCTAAAAGCTGCTGAGTTGTCCTTAAAAATACTAAAAAGTAACGAAGGTTTATCTTAAATGTACTCGTTGAAATTAAGACAAATGTAAGAATTTTATAAAGTCTAGTTAAGATTATATAACTTATAATGAAATTGTAAAAAATAAAAGGAGGTAACAAAATGAAAAATCAATTTGATCTGGACTTGCAAGTAGCTAAAAATGAGGTTGCTCCTAAAGAGGTCCAACCAGCCAGTGGTCTCATCTGTACTCCTTCATGTGCAACAGGTACTTTGAATTGTCAAGTTAGTCTTACCTTCTGCAAAACGTGTTGATAACGAGAAAATATGGAAAAAAGGCACGGTTTCTATTACCGTGTCTTTTCCCATATGAATATGGGGAGGATTTATGGTCAAAGATTTGCAGGGGAGATCAGTTGAAATCAGTAAGTATATAGCACAAAAACTAACAGACCTATCATATACAGAAAAGATAGTTATTCATAAAAACAATCTCTCACCTTCACGTGGAGTGGCCCCTTGGAATCCGGGCTCGCTTGCCGATGGAGTTCCAGGTGTATTAGTGTTGTTGGCCGAATGGGGTTATCTGGAGCCAGATCAATATTGGGCAGAGCATGTGCATGCTCAATTGCTGTACTTACACTCTAACTCTTTATTATTGCTGCCTCATACTTCTCTTTATTACGGAACAACAGGAGTGGCTTATGGCATACTGTTAGCTTCCAATAACAGAGATAACTATAACCAACTAACGTCTCAACTGAATAAACATATTGAAGTTGAATGGGGAAAATTCCCTCTGATAAGCTCAACAAAAGAGTTCAGCAAGCAGATGGATTTCATCAATGGACTGCTCGGAGTTGGCAGATACACATTGGAGATTCCTGAAGACAAGGCGATGCGTGATCTGTCTCGTCAATTATTGGATACCATTACGTGCTTCATACCTGAATATATTCATTTGACGTCAAGAGTAGGTTCGGCTTCAATCCATCTAGGTTTGGCGCATGGTATTACCGGAATACTTGCACTGCTTGTCACTGCCCTACAAAAAAAGATCGAAGTTGAAGGAATACATGAGGCTATAAAACATATAGCCGATTTTTTGCTTATTCAAATTCAGGAGGATCAATATGGTTTGTATTGGCCTGTAAACTCTCAAGTGGCTTCAATAAACAAGATAGAGAACAAAGAAGGAATGAGAGAAATTGAAGGCTGGTGCCATGGAACCTTTGGAATAGCCTGGACTCTATTCAGAGCAGGAAATGAGTGTAGTAATGAAGAATGGAAAAAGATAGCGGAAAAAGCTGTGGAATCCATATTTTGCTTAGATGATGAGCTATTAAATGCGTTATCCCCCACTTTCTGTCACGGATTGGCGGGTTTGCTTCATATGGCTCATAGATTCTATTACTTAACCGGTAATATAGCAGCGTTACACTTTGCCGATCAGATAGCATTAAAGTTAGTGAATTTATACGATGAAGAGCTTCCGTTTGGATACCAGGATTTGGAGGGGACAACTCATGTTCATAATATAGGAATATTGCAAGGGGCAACAGGGATTGCATTAAGCTTGTTGGACTATGGAATAGGGAAGGAACAACCTAAATATTCAGGGAGATGGAGTGAATTGTTTCTAATTTCGTAGCGGCTCGGTCTTAACTGCTTTATCTGAAGCATTGGTTTTGGGGGGATTAGATGAAACATAAATTTATGGTTATATCATCCTTTAAGAAAATTAAGCATTTTTTTGAGACTTTAAGAACTCCAGAAAACGTTCAAATCATGTTTTATGATTCGCTTTACCAGGCTCTACCGGAGATTGATGAGCAGTGCATCGGTGTAGCTTTGAATCAGGATCATGTAACGCTAGAGGATTTGTCTTACTGGCACACCGTTAAAGAAAAATTTACGGTCCCATTTATCTTCCTGTCCTATCATTGTGATGACAAACGGCAATTGGATCTCCTCAACCAATTGTTTTCCATGGCTTCATCTGAATATGGAATGGAGAGAGACCAGGAGGTAATTAGTTTATCACCCAATGTCATTTTTGATCCTGCTGGAAAGGTTATTTGGAAGCAAGGGCATGAGCACATGCTGACTATGATGGAATTTCGATTATTAATGTATCTCCTTACAGCGAGAGAGCGTGCATTGACGATTGATCACATTATAGACAGAGTATGGGGGGTTGATGCTTTTACTACATCTAATACGGTGTATGTGCATATTCGAAAATTGAGAGAGAAAATAGAAGATGATCCAAGTCATCCGAAAATTTTAGTAACATGTCATGGAATCGGTTACAAGTTGAATATATTTCCTGAAAATTTGGAGGTGGTCAGTTGTGAAGAGCCAACTGCATTACACTGATACTCATAAACTACATAAAGAAGAAAGAGTTAAGGATGAAAGGTGGTTCAGTGCATGTGATTTCTTTCTATTCAGAGCCCCATTACTACCGATAGATCAATATTTTCAGGTATTTTCGGGCCAAGATTTGGACAGCGAGCTTACTTTGGAGGAAATAACTCGTAAACTAAAGCTGGTTTCCCAGGAAGCTGTTATTCAAGAAGCTATATCATTAGCCTCTCCGTCCCTTATGCAGTTTCTACACTACTTGAACGATGACAATGCATTGGATGATAAAGGAGAGTTACAAAAGTATGAGAAGACGTTGAACAGCTTTTATCGTTATTTTATTAGGATGACTACCCGAACGACCCCTTTTGGTTTGTTCTCGGGAGTAGGGCAGGGGATCTGCGGCAAGTCTACCCACTTGGATATCGGTACCTATAATAAGCATCTTAAGAGAGCTAGACCTGATATGGAATGGATATATAAACTTATTCAAAAAATCGAAGCTGATCCAGCTATATTTAATCAATTAAAAGTCTCCTTAAACAAAACGGTTATGATCAAAGGAAACCGAGCCAAATTACCTTTTAGACCTAAGCATGGAGCAGCAGAAGCTGATGATTCTACAGAAATTTTTAGCTCCATTCATCTCTCTGATGTCGTTCGCCTGACGTTCGAAGCTACAGAGTTTCCAATTCAGGTAATGGAACTAAAAGAAATACTATTGAAAGCATTTCCTGACGCTACTATGGAAATCATCGTTAATTATTTGCGGCAACTTGTAGAGCAAGAATTTATTTTGAGTGAGCTTAGACCTCCGTTAATGGATCATTCGTCCTTTCATTACATAATGGAAAAAATTAAAAAGTTGGATGTTACCGATCAATGGATTCATAATTTACATGAAATCGATACTTTATTACTTCGATATAATCAATGCACTATTGGGGAAGGAGCAGATGTCTATCGGAAGTTAAGTAGCAAAATGCTGAATATAATTTCTGTGAAGACACCTGTACAAGTTGATGTCAAACTGGAAAAAGAGGTCACTCTGCCGCGACATGTGTTGGATGATGCTGCAATAGGTGCTGAGATCATGTGTAGATTGTATGCACCTCCCCAAACTTATGAATTGGCAGAATACTTGAATCGTTTTTTGGAGAAATACGGTGTGTATCAGGAGGTCCCAATTAATGAATTGTTTGATGAGGATTGGGGACTCG from Paenibacillus sp. FSL R10-2782 includes the following:
- the yhbH gene encoding sporulation protein YhbH — its product is MPEPRQPYSFVVSREDWSLHRKGYQDQQRHQQKVKDVIKQNLPDLITEENIIMSDGKQIIKVPIRSLDEYRFIYNYQKQKHVGQGDGDSQVGDVIGRDPASQKPGKGEKAGDQPGHDIMETEVSMEELEDMLFEDMELPHLQQKDKEQIEVESIVFNDIRKKGMQANIDKKRTILENLRRNARQGKPGIHHISPDDLRYKTWEEKTIPQSNAVIIAMMDTSGSMGSFEKYCARSFFFWMTRFLRRQYEKVEIVFLAHHTEAKEVTEEEFFTRGESGGTICSSAYLKALEIIDKRYPPSSYNIYPFHFSDGDNLTSDNERCVKLIEELMKRSNMFGYGEVNQYNRSSTLMSAYKNIKMDQFMYYVIKEKGEVYEALRTFFRKREGGSAG
- a CDS encoding response regulator transcription factor — translated: MEEIAVLIVDDEQGLRDMLTMVLKKEGFLHVKHAATGQEALQVVMESQIDVIVLDVMLPDSDGFEVCRHLRLYTEAPILFLTARDTDLDKLMGFGIGGDDYITKPFNPLEVVARMKARMRYRKVPTVAMKPSLRTLDFGYFRLELDSGVLYVEDKQVDCPAREWLLLVFLCKHPNRIFSVRQLYEAIWSEAFLGDEKTVVIHISRLRKKIEPEPKQPQFLINVRGLGYKMMSVKREEQE
- a CDS encoding HAMP domain-containing sensor histidine kinase, with amino-acid sequence MNPLVKMSFRFMKVTLCFVLAYVLCFVICTIIYIFIKSTFAASHGASQNININLFWTGLGIVQSTVFIAAYGWYIGKPLIYMMKWIGNISTGEFQAPLSELELRERKKNRENSYKLPYQLYRELFEQMNILSAQLRRNEEERVEIEKRKQQWVAGVSHDLKTPLTYIEGYAAMLTAQEYDWSDEERRSFSICISEKVTEMKQLIQDLNASMQFKESSLPIQLKEEDIVEFLRNAVIDIANHPSAEQYEFSFTSMEATCIMLFDSKLLGRALQNFLINAIIHNPPGTHVSMEVNKANDKLHIFIEDDGIGIIPNEFMRASHSKGHGIPIAKSFIEAHNGTLHILPGSKTGTRMEISLPLNI
- a CDS encoding ABC transporter ATP-binding protein, giving the protein MSEYVIHTQQLTRRFGKREFVKRLNLQVPGEQIYGFLGPNGAGKTTTIRMLLGLIKSTAGEIEIFGKKLKDQRMEILKDVGSLVESPAYYAHLSAYRNLEIVTTMRGLPTRRIHEVLDLVRLSKDAYRPVKGYSLGMRQRLGIAMALISNPKLLILDEPTNGLDPSGIQEIRELIMNLPGAYGMTVLVSSHLLSEIEQIATYVGIINQGEMIFQGTMKELTAKSKPQLFIETQDPVLAAGALIQHGWTAGAESMEPKEVVTPIVDRQQSSEMIKVLVEHNHPIYRVTEKKKTLEEIFLELTGKERSL
- a CDS encoding ABC transporter permease, coding for MILRVVKAEGFKLKKICWWLPLVQGCVLTGMTAVEWYLYFRQGPGGVYAGFAVMFMFLSFVMLLGGTLLASIMAGTEHDTHTWKQLMAMPVPRSYIYLSKIVWIVILQFGTALITIAGMSLIWMLYTNEPIPWRIMLLQPINASLATLPVLAIQLWLSTLFTNQAFPLAFGIFGSIASLFLARTSILWIKILPWSYPALSSPLIKEHMIWVIVALSAGIIFTGLGTLQFTKHEFK
- a CDS encoding ABC transporter permease, yielding MGSILRVETIKLQWIMVWILIILDAVINSLMGVLELNDLKQFFSPSWLTLYTYSAQFHSMFFYPLYCGIIASLLCAYEHRDGGWKILLSSPYPRQQIYYAKYILLILILGLDQLIFIVGYFVSGNIAGAPGEIPWSVVLSTGLGGWLGIFPLAALQLMLSIKIRNFGASLGMSICCVVPNIVITGFHSTIGAWFPFTIPYYIMMPQTATYAPRVEPYSLGLIVIFTFLAYLYGGRKMFVNRDWL
- a CDS encoding lanthionine synthetase C family protein, producing MTMDSFVMQQSDQARARDISKKIAFRLCDPESVYTAVHAEHNVSPETKYHPWGGTSLSHGYPGNIHLLSQWRATDSSYDWNGAIHLNMAQIQASLAKNGLNDVSLYSGWAGIASSVSEASNHGEYYSNFLHQIHQWMIPLTKQWLQSNTEQLGLHEGMPMQAFDTISGASGIGRYILKSSTDPICTPLVEPILQFLTHLTHPIHIHSRYVPGWYSPQKFQFLGRDKRNYPLGNFNCGMAHGIPGPLALLSVAYSAGIEVTGQYQAIETITEWLLKYKHEDTYGFYWPHIVPFEAETGSLEFDFQRAREAWCYGTPGIACSLFLAGKALHNDDLQKWAVKACISAISYEMAEREMDSSALCHGLAGLLMISWRMWCHSKEPALIPLVQQLSSRLLDRFQADSPLGFLDPEPKADGSQIWLSKAGMLEGVAGIAATLLGVSENKELAWDYILMLS
- a CDS encoding FDLD family class I lanthipeptide, whose product is MKNQFDLDLQVAKNEVAPKEVQPASGLICTPSCATGTLNCQVSLTFCKTC
- a CDS encoding lanthionine synthetase C family protein, which translates into the protein MVKDLQGRSVEISKYIAQKLTDLSYTEKIVIHKNNLSPSRGVAPWNPGSLADGVPGVLVLLAEWGYLEPDQYWAEHVHAQLLYLHSNSLLLLPHTSLYYGTTGVAYGILLASNNRDNYNQLTSQLNKHIEVEWGKFPLISSTKEFSKQMDFINGLLGVGRYTLEIPEDKAMRDLSRQLLDTITCFIPEYIHLTSRVGSASIHLGLAHGITGILALLVTALQKKIEVEGIHEAIKHIADFLLIQIQEDQYGLYWPVNSQVASINKIENKEGMREIEGWCHGTFGIAWTLFRAGNECSNEEWKKIAEKAVESIFCLDDELLNALSPTFCHGLAGLLHMAHRFYYLTGNIAALHFADQIALKLVNLYDEELPFGYQDLEGTTHVHNIGILQGATGIALSLLDYGIGKEQPKYSGRWSELFLIS
- a CDS encoding winged helix-turn-helix domain-containing protein produces the protein MKHKFMVISSFKKIKHFFETLRTPENVQIMFYDSLYQALPEIDEQCIGVALNQDHVTLEDLSYWHTVKEKFTVPFIFLSYHCDDKRQLDLLNQLFSMASSEYGMERDQEVISLSPNVIFDPAGKVIWKQGHEHMLTMMEFRLLMYLLTARERALTIDHIIDRVWGVDAFTTSNTVYVHIRKLREKIEDDPSHPKILVTCHGIGYKLNIFPENLEVVSCEEPTALH